A window of Desulfobotulus pelophilus contains these coding sequences:
- the infB gene encoding translation initiation factor IF-2, translated as MGRMRVYELAKELNMTNKALLDKIYKMDGVEVRSHMSALEDGEIETIRRFVMGKDSEEESRRVQPAVVRRRKRRPGRSSGTETSQQQPPSSSETTEPMPSDDTSVSEEKAAEYAALDPEETSLPQRPATKDSASAEQEHPVQKPAKPASGAKIIFRPPESKTEAAVPAPVETQQSPEDTPPAEAPVEEITPAPVSEERTSAVMKDADNLSAEETTTEDTLNKTSDDKPAAEIKKSTESSPEADDATRNDRKKKKSTAAKIIKRIDPAVLQQMKSDRSPSAKQAAKPVAAPAVIPVPEPDPLEILLTSETPSQEAAPSSGSRKKKGKDSLSKDLAETRNDENERRGKKKGRKKSVVEGDALYNRGKKGKKGKKQEQHQKTQITVPKAIKRRIKVDDTIVLSELAKRMGIKASLMIQKLMMMDVMATVNQTIDYDTATVVAGEFGFEVEKAAFEEENILQGHEDRPEELITRAPVVTVMGHVDHGKTSLLDTIRKTRVVTGEAGGITQHIGAYSVETDRGRITFLDTPGHEAFTAMRSRGAKVTDIVILVVAADDGVMPQTVEAINHAKAAEVPIIVAVNKMDKPGAEPDRVKRELSEKGVLAEDWGGDTIFTYVSAKEDTGIDNLLEMVLLQAEVLDLKANPDKKALGHVVEAKLDTGRGPVATVLIQEGTLRTGDAVVCGIHHGKIRAMINDKGDHNAEAGPSIPVEILGLSGVPAAGDELFALKDEKDAKQVSQHRSQKQRAKELARTSRMSLEKLFEQMEEGEVKELNLILKADVQGSIEAIRDSLEKMSTQEVKIHIIHAATGTVTESDISLAAVSNAIILGFNVRPGAKVHEMAKEENVDMRFYDIIYNALKDIQDAMVGMMASTFEEKVLGRAEVRQTFFIPKTGTIAGSFITDGNVYRNQKVRLLRDGVIMYDGRMSSLKRFKEDAREVAKGYECGIGIENYNDIKVGDIIESYEIIEIKPTLKE; from the coding sequence ATGGGACGTATGCGAGTCTATGAACTGGCCAAGGAGCTGAATATGACCAACAAGGCGCTCCTCGACAAAATTTATAAAATGGACGGGGTTGAGGTGCGCAGCCACATGAGTGCCTTGGAGGATGGTGAAATAGAAACTATCCGGCGCTTTGTCATGGGAAAAGACAGTGAAGAGGAAAGCCGCAGGGTACAGCCAGCGGTGGTACGGCGCCGCAAGCGTCGGCCGGGACGTTCTTCCGGTACGGAAACATCTCAACAGCAGCCACCCTCTTCTTCGGAAACCACGGAGCCCATGCCTTCGGATGACACATCCGTTTCCGAAGAAAAGGCAGCGGAATATGCGGCCTTGGACCCTGAGGAAACTTCCCTTCCCCAAAGACCTGCAACCAAAGATTCTGCGTCTGCAGAACAGGAACATCCTGTGCAGAAACCCGCAAAACCCGCGAGTGGAGCCAAAATTATTTTCCGCCCCCCGGAATCGAAAACGGAGGCAGCAGTGCCTGCCCCTGTCGAGACGCAGCAGTCTCCGGAAGATACCCCCCCTGCAGAGGCTCCCGTTGAAGAAATCACCCCTGCTCCCGTTTCAGAGGAAAGAACCTCCGCAGTCATGAAAGACGCAGATAATTTGTCAGCAGAAGAAACCACAACGGAAGACACTCTGAACAAAACCTCCGATGACAAACCGGCTGCGGAAATCAAAAAAAGTACGGAAAGCTCCCCTGAAGCGGATGATGCTACCCGCAATGACCGGAAAAAGAAAAAAAGCACTGCGGCAAAAATCATCAAAAGGATTGATCCGGCTGTTCTTCAACAGATGAAATCCGATCGCAGCCCTTCTGCCAAACAAGCGGCCAAACCTGTCGCCGCTCCAGCTGTCATTCCTGTTCCCGAGCCGGACCCTCTGGAAATACTCCTTACTTCTGAAACGCCATCACAGGAAGCGGCTCCCTCCAGCGGAAGCCGCAAAAAAAAGGGGAAAGACAGTCTTTCCAAAGATCTGGCCGAAACCCGCAACGACGAAAACGAGCGCAGGGGCAAGAAAAAAGGTCGTAAGAAATCGGTTGTGGAAGGAGATGCCCTCTACAATCGTGGTAAAAAAGGGAAAAAGGGCAAAAAACAGGAACAGCACCAGAAGACTCAGATCACGGTACCCAAAGCTATCAAGCGCCGTATCAAAGTGGATGATACCATTGTACTCTCCGAACTTGCCAAGCGCATGGGGATTAAAGCCAGCCTCATGATCCAGAAACTCATGATGATGGATGTCATGGCAACGGTAAATCAGACCATTGACTATGATACCGCTACCGTCGTTGCCGGTGAGTTCGGATTCGAGGTGGAAAAGGCCGCCTTTGAAGAAGAGAACATCCTTCAGGGCCACGAAGACCGGCCTGAAGAACTCATTACAAGGGCACCTGTAGTAACGGTTATGGGTCATGTAGACCATGGAAAAACATCCCTGCTGGATACCATCCGTAAAACCCGTGTTGTGACCGGAGAAGCCGGTGGGATTACTCAGCATATTGGTGCCTACTCCGTGGAAACGGACAGAGGACGCATCACATTCCTGGATACTCCCGGCCACGAAGCCTTCACCGCTATGCGGTCCCGAGGTGCGAAAGTTACGGATATTGTTATTCTGGTCGTTGCTGCCGATGACGGTGTCATGCCCCAGACCGTCGAAGCCATCAACCATGCCAAGGCAGCGGAAGTCCCCATTATAGTGGCTGTCAATAAGATGGACAAGCCCGGGGCTGAACCCGACCGGGTAAAACGCGAGCTGTCTGAAAAAGGTGTTCTCGCAGAAGACTGGGGCGGAGACACCATTTTCACCTATGTATCAGCCAAAGAGGACACGGGCATAGACAATCTGCTGGAAATGGTACTCCTCCAGGCGGAAGTCCTTGATCTGAAAGCCAACCCGGATAAAAAAGCCCTGGGCCATGTTGTGGAAGCCAAGCTGGACACGGGCAGAGGCCCGGTGGCTACCGTACTTATTCAGGAAGGCACCCTCCGGACCGGAGATGCCGTTGTCTGCGGTATCCATCATGGCAAGATTCGTGCTATGATCAATGACAAAGGCGACCATAACGCTGAGGCCGGCCCTTCCATTCCCGTTGAAATTCTGGGCCTTTCCGGTGTTCCGGCTGCGGGTGATGAGCTTTTTGCCCTTAAAGATGAAAAAGACGCCAAACAGGTTTCCCAGCATAGGTCTCAGAAGCAGAGAGCAAAGGAACTGGCACGTACCAGCCGCATGAGCCTTGAAAAACTCTTTGAACAGATGGAAGAAGGAGAAGTCAAAGAGCTGAACCTCATTCTGAAGGCTGACGTTCAGGGTTCCATAGAAGCCATACGGGATTCTCTGGAAAAAATGTCCACTCAGGAAGTTAAAATCCACATCATTCATGCAGCCACAGGCACGGTTACAGAATCCGACATATCTCTGGCTGCCGTATCCAACGCCATCATTCTCGGCTTTAATGTCCGTCCCGGAGCCAAAGTGCATGAAATGGCCAAGGAAGAGAATGTGGATATGCGCTTCTATGATATCATCTACAATGCCCTGAAAGACATCCAGGATGCCATGGTGGGCATGATGGCATCCACCTTCGAAGAAAAGGTTCTTGGCAGAGCCGAAGTCCGCCAGACCTTCTTCATTCCGAAAACAGGAACCATTGCCGGCTCCTTTATCACGGATGGTAACGTATACAGAAATCAGAAGGTGCGCCTGCTGAGAGACGGCGTCATTATGTACGATGGCCGCATGTCCTCCCTCAAACGTTTCAAAGAAGACGCAAGGGAAGTGGCCAAAGGATATGAATGCGGAATTGGCATTGAAAATTACAACGATATAAAAGTGGGTGATATTATTGAATCTTATGAAATCATTGAGATCAAGCCCACCCTGAAGGAGTAA
- the rbfA gene encoding 30S ribosome-binding factor RbfA, with protein MKASPRADRIRGRILEVVAGLLSRDIQDPRLHLVTITGVDISRDLRIATIFFTTVSGPQAQADALKGFESAKGFIKRHAAKELGLQYMPDLRFRHDDSFDYGARMEKKLREVMAEDRKDDNHDQESS; from the coding sequence ATGAAAGCCTCCCCCAGAGCTGACAGGATCCGAGGCCGCATCCTTGAGGTTGTTGCAGGCCTTCTCAGCCGCGACATCCAGGATCCCCGCCTGCACCTTGTGACCATCACCGGTGTTGATATCAGCAGGGATCTGCGCATAGCCACAATTTTTTTTACCACTGTCAGCGGACCTCAGGCACAGGCCGATGCACTGAAAGGTTTTGAAAGTGCCAAGGGATTTATCAAGCGTCATGCAGCCAAAGAACTCGGCTTACAATATATGCCCGACCTTCGTTTTCGCCATGATGACTCTTTTGACTACGGAGCCCGCATGGAGAAAAAGCTCCGCGAGGTGATGGCAGAAGACAGGAAAGATGACAATCATGATCAGGAATCTTCTTAA
- a CDS encoding DHH family phosphoesterase, which yields MIRNLLNESSHLLLVSHVQPDGDAIGSLLALGLSLQAQGKHVTMYNEDGTPPSFAFLPGTERVTEHPGELAQYDTLIVLDSGDTDRMGSRAQELMSIPCIINIDHHPSNTLFGSLNMVDPEAASTTVMVWRLLQQMEWHIPTEAAWAIYTGIFTDTGGFRFGNTNTEALSIAAAMTSLGADPETVSRHIMGSYSFAYIRLLQEALSSIRLAADGKLASMTLTRHMLEKTGATEGEASGLVNYARYIDGVKMAALIREKDTHTETEPSYKISLRADGDMDAAAIAVAHGGGGHRAAAGFSTSLPPESILKMLETCIQTTKNDSQRL from the coding sequence ATGATCAGGAATCTTCTTAACGAATCGTCCCATCTCCTGCTGGTCTCCCATGTGCAGCCTGATGGCGATGCCATAGGTTCCCTTCTGGCCCTTGGGTTGAGTCTCCAGGCCCAAGGGAAGCATGTCACCATGTACAATGAGGATGGCACTCCTCCTTCCTTTGCTTTTTTACCTGGCACAGAAAGAGTCACGGAACATCCCGGAGAGCTGGCCCAATACGACACCCTTATCGTGCTGGACTCCGGAGACACCGATCGTATGGGCAGCCGGGCCCAGGAACTGATGAGCATCCCCTGCATTATCAATATCGACCATCACCCCAGCAATACTCTCTTCGGATCCCTGAATATGGTGGATCCAGAAGCTGCCTCCACCACAGTCATGGTGTGGAGACTGCTGCAACAGATGGAATGGCATATACCGACAGAAGCTGCATGGGCCATATACACAGGTATTTTCACGGATACCGGTGGTTTCCGATTTGGCAACACCAATACGGAGGCCCTTTCCATAGCCGCCGCCATGACATCTCTGGGAGCAGACCCGGAAACCGTATCCAGACATATCATGGGCAGCTATTCCTTTGCCTATATCCGACTGCTTCAGGAAGCCCTCAGCTCCATCCGCCTGGCTGCAGACGGGAAGCTGGCTTCCATGACCCTTACCAGGCACATGCTTGAAAAAACGGGAGCTACAGAAGGAGAGGCCAGTGGCCTTGTCAACTATGCACGCTATATTGATGGCGTAAAAATGGCTGCATTGATCCGGGAAAAAGATACCCACACAGAAACGGAACCTTCCTACAAAATCAGTCTCAGGGCGGACGGAGATATGGATGCAGCTGCCATTGCAGTGGCCCATGGCGGTGGTGGTCACAGAGCTGCTGCCGGTTTTTCCACATCCCTGCCTCCGGAAAGCATTCTCAAAATGCTGGAAACCTGCATCCAAACCACGAAAAACGACAGCCAGCGCCTATGA